Proteins found in one Syngnathus acus chromosome 9, fSynAcu1.2, whole genome shotgun sequence genomic segment:
- the atxn2 gene encoding ataxin-2 isoform X8 has translation MSMKAGGNRSKPGGGNAAGAGGSGGGRQNLGRGRHSGKGPAAVIFNGVYANMRMVHVLTSVVGTKCELKVKNGVVYEGVFKTYGPECDLVLDAAHRKSPEPSTGPKKEDIVESIVFKASDVVSVSFKDVDLNFARKVSSDTEHKGVSLRVSDNFTDSAVSGRINGEHKEKDLEPWDGGETHNSDSLESLDTDVSNGWDPNDMFKYNEEKYGVLSTYDSSLSTYTVPLERDNSEEFLKREARAAQLAEEIEASSTYKARVALENDERSEEDKFTAVVRGEREMHSLSRENKYIPPGQRNREAMSWGPGRQNSPRLTPNSAGPSAPRAGLHDYNQSPGGDQRVVNGGSSHWPSPCPSSSSRPLPRYQSGPSSLPPRATTPTRPPSRPPSRPSRPPSHSSHPSFPSPSSSSSSSSSPFPLHGPSSPASTLPKRMSSEGPPRMSPKSQRTPRAHRVPPSRTTSMPPGVDLISHTTPGDVSVTPSNRGNSSGGTWSSVVSGAHRPRSPRQNNMCGASPSSASLPQTGTAPTESLATPTSASSPTAASPAPNMVASLSGDGKESRVHETRQTSPKDGMKDSSSSINRPVCKGPPSLAPDHRKQIDNLKKFSEDFRLQSSSNPDPAMDLVVTKPPRDSADKPSDLASLDKASSVGTEDHGGATPSTGVVNTSKPGSPTALSPSPSGPEQKRAGLDVTSQGVQTTAVSTFGGPKHEEKEDKKEAVQDQVRKSTLNPNANEFKPRFNAQQPKPANTPTPPRPQGQPSPSIVVQQPPAVYGQPLCFPQMYPLTPVSPGVQKSIIWKSPAMYQVQMPHMTVNQSKPYRPGKVPNMTQQRSDQHHPPGTPTLMHPATAAGPPIITQSPAYSAQYFTCSPQQFPSQQLVQQMPHYQSQAQHVFSPVMQGGARMMATHAHGQPGLVSSSTTQYPEQTHTMYVSPGPMSQQYPHPSATLHPHPQHPQPSATPTGQGQQGGPPQHGGPPNHPAASPVQHPQHPQAAAAAAAAAAAQALHLANQSQQPMYSALAPTPPSMTPGPNPQSPQASFPSAQQTVYIHPQQVQHGYNPNHMAHVQQAHMQSGMVPSHHAPPTHPPMMLMATQGPPGGPQPPMAQTALNHIPVSSTTPFSYLAHPQVQAHHQQQL, from the exons GGGAAGACACAGTGGTAAAGGTCCCGCAGCG GTCATTTTCAATGGCGTGTATGCAAACATGAGGATGGTCCATGTCTTGACATCAGTTGTG GGGACCAAGTGTGAACTGAAGGTGAAAAACGGAGTGGTCTATGAGGGAGTGTTCAAGACTTACGGTCCAGAG TGTGACCTGGTGTTGGATGCAGCCCACAGGAAGAGCCCAGAACCGAGCACGGGCCCCAAGAAAGAGGACATTGTGGAGAGCATTGTCTTCAAGGCTTCCGATGTTGTCTCAGTGTCCTTCAAAGATGTTGATCTTAACTTTGCCAGGAAAG TTTCCTCAGACACAG AGCATAAAGGTGTATCCTTGCGTGTCTCAGATAACTTCACAGACTCCGCAGTGAGTGGCAGGATCAATGGCGAGCACAAAGAGAAAGATCTCGAGCCGTGGGACGGCGGCGAGACCCACAATTCCGACAGTCTCGAGTCCCTGGATACAGATGTG tCAAACGGATGGGACCCCAATGACATGTTCAAGTACAACGAGGAAAAATATGGTGTCTTGTCGACATATGACAGCAGCCTGTCCACATATAC TGTCCCCCTCGAGCGTGACAACTCCGAAGAGTTCCTCAAGAGGGAAGCGCGCGCCGCCCAGCTGGCCGAAGAGATAGAAGCCAGCTCTACATACAAGGCCCGCGTGGCCCTCGAGAACGACGAGCGCTCAGAGGAAGATAAATTCACCGCGGTGGtgagaggtgaaagagagatGCACTCATTGAGCAG GGAGAACAAATACATTCCCCCGGGCCAGAGAAACAGGGAGGCCATGTCATGGGGGCCCGGACGTCAGAATTCCCCACGTCTGACTCCGAACTCAGCCGGGCCGTCGGCGCCTCGCGCGGGACTGCATGACTACAATCAAAGCCCAGGGGGCGACCAGAGGGTGGTGAACGGAG GTTCATCCCATTGGCCCTCACCCTGtccatcttcttcctcccGTCCCCTTCCTCGCTACCAGTCCGGCCCCTCCTCCCTGCCTCCTCGGGCCACCACGCCCACCAGGCCACCCTCCAGACCCCCCTCTCGACCTTCCAGACCTCCCTCTCATTCATCCCATCCCTCCTTTCCCTCCCCTTCgtcatcctcttcttcctcctcatctcccTTTCCCCTCCACGGGCCCTCGTCACCGGCCTCCACTCTGCCCAAACGCATGTCTTCAGAAG GTCCGCCGCGGATGTCTCCGAAATCCCAAAGGACACCCCGTGCTCACAGAGTGCCCCCCAGCAGGACCACTAGTATGCCGCCGGGGGTGGATCTCATTTCTCACACTACGCCTGGCGACGTCTCGGTGACTCCTTCCAACAGAGGCAACTCCTCTGGAGGAACCTGGTCTTCTGTCGTTAGTGGAG CTCACAGACCTCGCTCCCCGCGTCAGAACAATATGTGTGGTGCCTCCCCTTCCTCCGCATCTCTGCCTCAGACAGGAACGGCTCCCACCGAGTCTCTAGCCACACCGACGTCCGCTTCCTCCCCGACTGCTGCGAGCCCTGCTCCCAACATGGTAGCCTCTCTGTCAGGAGACG GGAAAGAAAGTCGCGTCCACGAGACGAGACAAACATCCCCCAAAGACGGCATGAAGGATAGTTCTTCCAGTATCAACAGACCTGTGTGTAAAG GTCCCCCCTCCTTGGCGCCTGACCACAGGAAACAAATAGACAATTTAAAGAAATTTAGTGAAGATTTTAGG TTGCAGTCTAGTTCCAACCCGGATCCTGCCATGGACCTCGTGGTAACCAAGCCTCCAAGAGACTCTGCAGACAAGCCCAGCGACCTAGCCTCCTTGGACAAAGCATCCTCAGTGGGCACCGAAGACCACGGCGGCGCCACCCCATCCACGGGCGTTGTCAACACGAGTAAGCCCGGTAGCCCCACCGCGCTCTCCCCGTCTCCTTCTGGCCCGGAGCAGAAGAGGGCGGGCCTAGATGTGACGTCGCAGGGGGTTCAGACGACGGCCGTATCGACCTTTGGTGGGCCCAAGCATGAAGAGAAGGAGGACAAGAAGGAGGCGGTGCAAGA TCAAGTAAGAAAGTCCACCTTAAACCCAAACGCCAACGAGTTCAAGCCAAGGTTCAATGCTCAG CAGCCCAAACCAGCCAACACCCCGACACCCCCGCGACCTCAGGGCCAGCCTAGCCCCTCCATCGTGGTCCAGCAGCCCCCCGCTGTCTATGGCCAGCCGCTGTGCTTCCCCCAGATGTATCCTCTCACACCAGTTAGTCCCGGCGTACAG AAAAGCATAATATGGAAG TCTCCTGCAATGTACCAGGTTCAGATGCCACACATGACTGTCAACCAGTCTAAACCGTATAGACCAGGTAAAG TGCCCAACATGACCCAGCAGAGGTCGGACCAGCACCACCCGCCGGGCACACCCACCCTCATGCACCCGGCCACGGCGGCAGGGCCGCCGATCATCACGCAGAGCCCGGCCTACTCCGCCCAGTACTTCACTTGCAGCCCTCAGCAGTTCCCCAGTCAGCAGCTGGTCCAGCAGATGCCGCACTACCAGTCTCAG GCGCAGCACGTGTTCAGTCCTGTGATGCAGGGCGGCGCCCGCATGATGGCGACGCATGCCCACGGCCAGCCTGGCCTGGTGTCTTCCTCCACCACTCAGTACCCAGAGCAGACGCACACCATGTATG TGTCTCCTGGCCCCATGTCCCAGCAGTACCCTCACCCGAGCGCCACTTTGCACCCTCACCCCCAGCACCCCCAGCCCTCAGCCACGCCCACAGGCCAGGGGCAGCAAGGGGGCCCGCCTCAGCACGGAGGCCCGCCCAACCACCCGGCTGCCAGCCCCGTGCAGCACCCACAGCACCCTCAGGCGGCAGCCG cagccgccgccgccgctgctgcccaGGCCCTCCACCTGGCCAACCAATCCCAGCAGCCCATGTACTCTGCTTTGGCCCCCACGCCACCCTCAATGACGCCGGGCCCCAACCCGCAGTCCCCGCAGGCGTCTTTCCCGTCGGCACAGCAGACCGTCTACATCCACCCGCAGCAGGTCCAGCACGGCTACAACCCCAACCATATGGCCCACGTGCAGCAG GCGCACATGCAGTCAGGCATGGTGCCATCTCACCACGcgccacccacccaccctccAATGATGCTGATGGCCACGCAGGGCCCGCCGGGGGGCCCGCAGCCTCCCATGGCACAGACGGCCCTTAACCACATCCCCGTCTCTTCCACCACACCTTTCTCCTACCTGGCGCATCCGCAAG TGCAGGCTCATCACCAGCAGCAGCTGTAG
- the atxn2 gene encoding ataxin-2 isoform X3, whose amino-acid sequence MSNIPPPFFVPFQTVLVFSMLATETARDSTKSKNSDYKIISVGLTQRVGKRFSADIYFSRAVTRGRHSGKGPAAVIFNGVYANMRMVHVLTSVVGTKCELKVKNGVVYEGVFKTYGPECDLVLDAAHRKSPEPSTGPKKEDIVESIVFKASDVVSVSFKDVDLNFARKVSSDTEHKGVSLRVSDNFTDSAVSGRINGEHKEKDLEPWDGGETHNSDSLESLDTDVSNGWDPNDMFKYNEEKYGVLSTYDSSLSTYTVPLERDNSEEFLKREARAAQLAEEIEASSTYKARVALENDERSEEDKFTAVVRGEREMHSLSRENKYIPPGQRNREAMSWGPGRQNSPRLTPNSAGPSAPRAGLHDYNQSPGGDQRVVNGGSSHWPSPCPSSSSRPLPRYQSGPSSLPPRATTPTRPPSRPPSRPSRPPSHSSHPSFPSPSSSSSSSSSPFPLHGPSSPASTLPKRMSSEGPPRMSPKSQRTPRAHRVPPSRTTSMPPGVDLISHTTPGDVSVTPSNRGNSSGGTWSSVVSGAHRPRSPRQNNMCGASPSSASLPQTGTAPTESLATPTSASSPTAASPAPNMVASLSGDGKESRVHETRQTSPKDGMKDSSSSINRPVCKGPPSLAPDHRKQIDNLKKFSEDFRLQSSSNPDPAMDLVVTKPPRDSADKPSDLASLDKASSVGTEDHGGATPSTGVVNTSKPGSPTALSPSPSGPEQKRAGLDVTSQGVQTTAVSTFGGPKHEEKEDKKEAVQDQVRKSTLNPNANEFKPRFNAQPKPANTPTPPRPQGQPSPSIVVQQPPAVYGQPLCFPQMYPLTPVSPGVQKSIIWKSPAMYQVQMPHMTVNQSKPYRPGKVPNMTQQRSDQHHPPGTPTLMHPATAAGPPIITQSPAYSAQYFTCSPQQFPSQQLVQQMPHYQSQAQHVFSPVMQGGARMMATHAHGQPGLVSSSTTQYPEQTHTMYVSPGPMSQQYPHPSATLHPHPQHPQPSATPTGQGQQGGPPQHGGPPNHPAASPVQHPQHPQAAAAAAAAAAAQALHLANQSQQPMYSALAPTPPSMTPGPNPQSPQASFPSAQQTVYIHPQQVQHGYNPNHMAHVQQAHMQSGMVPSHHAPPTHPPMMLMATQGPPGGPQPPMAQTALNHIPVSSTTPFSYLAHPQVQAHHQQQL is encoded by the exons GGGAAGACACAGTGGTAAAGGTCCCGCAGCG GTCATTTTCAATGGCGTGTATGCAAACATGAGGATGGTCCATGTCTTGACATCAGTTGTG GGGACCAAGTGTGAACTGAAGGTGAAAAACGGAGTGGTCTATGAGGGAGTGTTCAAGACTTACGGTCCAGAG TGTGACCTGGTGTTGGATGCAGCCCACAGGAAGAGCCCAGAACCGAGCACGGGCCCCAAGAAAGAGGACATTGTGGAGAGCATTGTCTTCAAGGCTTCCGATGTTGTCTCAGTGTCCTTCAAAGATGTTGATCTTAACTTTGCCAGGAAAG TTTCCTCAGACACAG AGCATAAAGGTGTATCCTTGCGTGTCTCAGATAACTTCACAGACTCCGCAGTGAGTGGCAGGATCAATGGCGAGCACAAAGAGAAAGATCTCGAGCCGTGGGACGGCGGCGAGACCCACAATTCCGACAGTCTCGAGTCCCTGGATACAGATGTG tCAAACGGATGGGACCCCAATGACATGTTCAAGTACAACGAGGAAAAATATGGTGTCTTGTCGACATATGACAGCAGCCTGTCCACATATAC TGTCCCCCTCGAGCGTGACAACTCCGAAGAGTTCCTCAAGAGGGAAGCGCGCGCCGCCCAGCTGGCCGAAGAGATAGAAGCCAGCTCTACATACAAGGCCCGCGTGGCCCTCGAGAACGACGAGCGCTCAGAGGAAGATAAATTCACCGCGGTGGtgagaggtgaaagagagatGCACTCATTGAGCAG GGAGAACAAATACATTCCCCCGGGCCAGAGAAACAGGGAGGCCATGTCATGGGGGCCCGGACGTCAGAATTCCCCACGTCTGACTCCGAACTCAGCCGGGCCGTCGGCGCCTCGCGCGGGACTGCATGACTACAATCAAAGCCCAGGGGGCGACCAGAGGGTGGTGAACGGAG GTTCATCCCATTGGCCCTCACCCTGtccatcttcttcctcccGTCCCCTTCCTCGCTACCAGTCCGGCCCCTCCTCCCTGCCTCCTCGGGCCACCACGCCCACCAGGCCACCCTCCAGACCCCCCTCTCGACCTTCCAGACCTCCCTCTCATTCATCCCATCCCTCCTTTCCCTCCCCTTCgtcatcctcttcttcctcctcatctcccTTTCCCCTCCACGGGCCCTCGTCACCGGCCTCCACTCTGCCCAAACGCATGTCTTCAGAAG GTCCGCCGCGGATGTCTCCGAAATCCCAAAGGACACCCCGTGCTCACAGAGTGCCCCCCAGCAGGACCACTAGTATGCCGCCGGGGGTGGATCTCATTTCTCACACTACGCCTGGCGACGTCTCGGTGACTCCTTCCAACAGAGGCAACTCCTCTGGAGGAACCTGGTCTTCTGTCGTTAGTGGAG CTCACAGACCTCGCTCCCCGCGTCAGAACAATATGTGTGGTGCCTCCCCTTCCTCCGCATCTCTGCCTCAGACAGGAACGGCTCCCACCGAGTCTCTAGCCACACCGACGTCCGCTTCCTCCCCGACTGCTGCGAGCCCTGCTCCCAACATGGTAGCCTCTCTGTCAGGAGACG GGAAAGAAAGTCGCGTCCACGAGACGAGACAAACATCCCCCAAAGACGGCATGAAGGATAGTTCTTCCAGTATCAACAGACCTGTGTGTAAAG GTCCCCCCTCCTTGGCGCCTGACCACAGGAAACAAATAGACAATTTAAAGAAATTTAGTGAAGATTTTAGG TTGCAGTCTAGTTCCAACCCGGATCCTGCCATGGACCTCGTGGTAACCAAGCCTCCAAGAGACTCTGCAGACAAGCCCAGCGACCTAGCCTCCTTGGACAAAGCATCCTCAGTGGGCACCGAAGACCACGGCGGCGCCACCCCATCCACGGGCGTTGTCAACACGAGTAAGCCCGGTAGCCCCACCGCGCTCTCCCCGTCTCCTTCTGGCCCGGAGCAGAAGAGGGCGGGCCTAGATGTGACGTCGCAGGGGGTTCAGACGACGGCCGTATCGACCTTTGGTGGGCCCAAGCATGAAGAGAAGGAGGACAAGAAGGAGGCGGTGCAAGA TCAAGTAAGAAAGTCCACCTTAAACCCAAACGCCAACGAGTTCAAGCCAAGGTTCAATGCTCAG CCCAAACCAGCCAACACCCCGACACCCCCGCGACCTCAGGGCCAGCCTAGCCCCTCCATCGTGGTCCAGCAGCCCCCCGCTGTCTATGGCCAGCCGCTGTGCTTCCCCCAGATGTATCCTCTCACACCAGTTAGTCCCGGCGTACAG AAAAGCATAATATGGAAG TCTCCTGCAATGTACCAGGTTCAGATGCCACACATGACTGTCAACCAGTCTAAACCGTATAGACCAGGTAAAG TGCCCAACATGACCCAGCAGAGGTCGGACCAGCACCACCCGCCGGGCACACCCACCCTCATGCACCCGGCCACGGCGGCAGGGCCGCCGATCATCACGCAGAGCCCGGCCTACTCCGCCCAGTACTTCACTTGCAGCCCTCAGCAGTTCCCCAGTCAGCAGCTGGTCCAGCAGATGCCGCACTACCAGTCTCAG GCGCAGCACGTGTTCAGTCCTGTGATGCAGGGCGGCGCCCGCATGATGGCGACGCATGCCCACGGCCAGCCTGGCCTGGTGTCTTCCTCCACCACTCAGTACCCAGAGCAGACGCACACCATGTATG TGTCTCCTGGCCCCATGTCCCAGCAGTACCCTCACCCGAGCGCCACTTTGCACCCTCACCCCCAGCACCCCCAGCCCTCAGCCACGCCCACAGGCCAGGGGCAGCAAGGGGGCCCGCCTCAGCACGGAGGCCCGCCCAACCACCCGGCTGCCAGCCCCGTGCAGCACCCACAGCACCCTCAGGCGGCAGCCG cagccgccgccgccgctgctgcccaGGCCCTCCACCTGGCCAACCAATCCCAGCAGCCCATGTACTCTGCTTTGGCCCCCACGCCACCCTCAATGACGCCGGGCCCCAACCCGCAGTCCCCGCAGGCGTCTTTCCCGTCGGCACAGCAGACCGTCTACATCCACCCGCAGCAGGTCCAGCACGGCTACAACCCCAACCATATGGCCCACGTGCAGCAG GCGCACATGCAGTCAGGCATGGTGCCATCTCACCACGcgccacccacccaccctccAATGATGCTGATGGCCACGCAGGGCCCGCCGGGGGGCCCGCAGCCTCCCATGGCACAGACGGCCCTTAACCACATCCCCGTCTCTTCCACCACACCTTTCTCCTACCTGGCGCATCCGCAAG TGCAGGCTCATCACCAGCAGCAGCTGTAG
- the atxn2 gene encoding ataxin-2 isoform X6 — translation MSNIPPPFFVPFQTVLVFSMLATETARDSTKSKNSDYKIISVGLTQRVGKRFSADIYFSRAVTRGRHSGKGPAAVIFNGVYANMRMVHVLTSVVGTKCELKVKNGVVYEGVFKTYGPECDLVLDAAHRKSPEPSTGPKKEDIVESIVFKASDVVSVSFKDVDLNFARKVSSDTEHKGVSLRVSDNFTDSAVSGRINGEHKEKDLEPWDGGETHNSDSLESLDTDVSNGWDPNDMFKYNEEKYGVLSTYDSSLSTYTVPLERDNSEEFLKREARAAQLAEEIEASSTYKARVALENDERSEEDKFTAVVRGEREMHSLSRENKYIPPGQRNREAMSWGPGRQNSPRLTPNSAGPSAPRAGLHDYNQSPGGDQRVVNGGSSHWPSPCPSSSSRPLPRYQSGPSSLPPRATTPTRPPSRPPSRPSRPPSHSSHPSFPSPSSSSSSSSSPFPLHGPSSPASTLPKRMSSEGPPRMSPKSQRTPRAHRVPPSRTTSMPPGVDLISHTTPGDVSVTPSNRGNSSGGTWSSVVSGAHRPRSPRQNNMCGASPSSASLPQTGTAPTESLATPTSASSPTAASPAPNMVASLSGDGKESRVHETRQTSPKDGMKDSSSSINRPVCKGPPSLAPDHRKQIDNLKKFSEDFRLQSSSNPDPAMDLVVTKPPRDSADKPSDLASLDKASSVGTEDHGGATPSTGVVNTSKPGSPTALSPSPSGPEQKRAGLDVTSQGVQTTAVSTFGGPKHEEKEDKKEAVQDQVRKSTLNPNANEFKPRFNAQQPKPANTPTPPRPQGQPSPSIVVQQPPAVYGQPLCFPQMYPLTPVSPGVQSPAMYQVQMPHMTVNQSKPYRPGKVPNMTQQRSDQHHPPGTPTLMHPATAAGPPIITQSPAYSAQYFTCSPQQFPSQQLVQQMPHYQSQAQHVFSPVMQGGARMMATHAHGQPGLVSSSTTQYPEQTHTMYVSPGPMSQQYPHPSATLHPHPQHPQPSATPTGQGQQGGPPQHGGPPNHPAASPVQHPQHPQAAAAAAAAAAAQALHLANQSQQPMYSALAPTPPSMTPGPNPQSPQASFPSAQQTVYIHPQQVQHGYNPNHMAHVQQAHMQSGMVPSHHAPPTHPPMMLMATQGPPGGPQPPMAQTALNHIPVSSTTPFSYLAHPQVQAHHQQQL, via the exons GGGAAGACACAGTGGTAAAGGTCCCGCAGCG GTCATTTTCAATGGCGTGTATGCAAACATGAGGATGGTCCATGTCTTGACATCAGTTGTG GGGACCAAGTGTGAACTGAAGGTGAAAAACGGAGTGGTCTATGAGGGAGTGTTCAAGACTTACGGTCCAGAG TGTGACCTGGTGTTGGATGCAGCCCACAGGAAGAGCCCAGAACCGAGCACGGGCCCCAAGAAAGAGGACATTGTGGAGAGCATTGTCTTCAAGGCTTCCGATGTTGTCTCAGTGTCCTTCAAAGATGTTGATCTTAACTTTGCCAGGAAAG TTTCCTCAGACACAG AGCATAAAGGTGTATCCTTGCGTGTCTCAGATAACTTCACAGACTCCGCAGTGAGTGGCAGGATCAATGGCGAGCACAAAGAGAAAGATCTCGAGCCGTGGGACGGCGGCGAGACCCACAATTCCGACAGTCTCGAGTCCCTGGATACAGATGTG tCAAACGGATGGGACCCCAATGACATGTTCAAGTACAACGAGGAAAAATATGGTGTCTTGTCGACATATGACAGCAGCCTGTCCACATATAC TGTCCCCCTCGAGCGTGACAACTCCGAAGAGTTCCTCAAGAGGGAAGCGCGCGCCGCCCAGCTGGCCGAAGAGATAGAAGCCAGCTCTACATACAAGGCCCGCGTGGCCCTCGAGAACGACGAGCGCTCAGAGGAAGATAAATTCACCGCGGTGGtgagaggtgaaagagagatGCACTCATTGAGCAG GGAGAACAAATACATTCCCCCGGGCCAGAGAAACAGGGAGGCCATGTCATGGGGGCCCGGACGTCAGAATTCCCCACGTCTGACTCCGAACTCAGCCGGGCCGTCGGCGCCTCGCGCGGGACTGCATGACTACAATCAAAGCCCAGGGGGCGACCAGAGGGTGGTGAACGGAG GTTCATCCCATTGGCCCTCACCCTGtccatcttcttcctcccGTCCCCTTCCTCGCTACCAGTCCGGCCCCTCCTCCCTGCCTCCTCGGGCCACCACGCCCACCAGGCCACCCTCCAGACCCCCCTCTCGACCTTCCAGACCTCCCTCTCATTCATCCCATCCCTCCTTTCCCTCCCCTTCgtcatcctcttcttcctcctcatctcccTTTCCCCTCCACGGGCCCTCGTCACCGGCCTCCACTCTGCCCAAACGCATGTCTTCAGAAG GTCCGCCGCGGATGTCTCCGAAATCCCAAAGGACACCCCGTGCTCACAGAGTGCCCCCCAGCAGGACCACTAGTATGCCGCCGGGGGTGGATCTCATTTCTCACACTACGCCTGGCGACGTCTCGGTGACTCCTTCCAACAGAGGCAACTCCTCTGGAGGAACCTGGTCTTCTGTCGTTAGTGGAG CTCACAGACCTCGCTCCCCGCGTCAGAACAATATGTGTGGTGCCTCCCCTTCCTCCGCATCTCTGCCTCAGACAGGAACGGCTCCCACCGAGTCTCTAGCCACACCGACGTCCGCTTCCTCCCCGACTGCTGCGAGCCCTGCTCCCAACATGGTAGCCTCTCTGTCAGGAGACG GGAAAGAAAGTCGCGTCCACGAGACGAGACAAACATCCCCCAAAGACGGCATGAAGGATAGTTCTTCCAGTATCAACAGACCTGTGTGTAAAG GTCCCCCCTCCTTGGCGCCTGACCACAGGAAACAAATAGACAATTTAAAGAAATTTAGTGAAGATTTTAGG TTGCAGTCTAGTTCCAACCCGGATCCTGCCATGGACCTCGTGGTAACCAAGCCTCCAAGAGACTCTGCAGACAAGCCCAGCGACCTAGCCTCCTTGGACAAAGCATCCTCAGTGGGCACCGAAGACCACGGCGGCGCCACCCCATCCACGGGCGTTGTCAACACGAGTAAGCCCGGTAGCCCCACCGCGCTCTCCCCGTCTCCTTCTGGCCCGGAGCAGAAGAGGGCGGGCCTAGATGTGACGTCGCAGGGGGTTCAGACGACGGCCGTATCGACCTTTGGTGGGCCCAAGCATGAAGAGAAGGAGGACAAGAAGGAGGCGGTGCAAGA TCAAGTAAGAAAGTCCACCTTAAACCCAAACGCCAACGAGTTCAAGCCAAGGTTCAATGCTCAG CAGCCCAAACCAGCCAACACCCCGACACCCCCGCGACCTCAGGGCCAGCCTAGCCCCTCCATCGTGGTCCAGCAGCCCCCCGCTGTCTATGGCCAGCCGCTGTGCTTCCCCCAGATGTATCCTCTCACACCAGTTAGTCCCGGCGTACAG TCTCCTGCAATGTACCAGGTTCAGATGCCACACATGACTGTCAACCAGTCTAAACCGTATAGACCAGGTAAAG TGCCCAACATGACCCAGCAGAGGTCGGACCAGCACCACCCGCCGGGCACACCCACCCTCATGCACCCGGCCACGGCGGCAGGGCCGCCGATCATCACGCAGAGCCCGGCCTACTCCGCCCAGTACTTCACTTGCAGCCCTCAGCAGTTCCCCAGTCAGCAGCTGGTCCAGCAGATGCCGCACTACCAGTCTCAG GCGCAGCACGTGTTCAGTCCTGTGATGCAGGGCGGCGCCCGCATGATGGCGACGCATGCCCACGGCCAGCCTGGCCTGGTGTCTTCCTCCACCACTCAGTACCCAGAGCAGACGCACACCATGTATG TGTCTCCTGGCCCCATGTCCCAGCAGTACCCTCACCCGAGCGCCACTTTGCACCCTCACCCCCAGCACCCCCAGCCCTCAGCCACGCCCACAGGCCAGGGGCAGCAAGGGGGCCCGCCTCAGCACGGAGGCCCGCCCAACCACCCGGCTGCCAGCCCCGTGCAGCACCCACAGCACCCTCAGGCGGCAGCCG cagccgccgccgccgctgctgcccaGGCCCTCCACCTGGCCAACCAATCCCAGCAGCCCATGTACTCTGCTTTGGCCCCCACGCCACCCTCAATGACGCCGGGCCCCAACCCGCAGTCCCCGCAGGCGTCTTTCCCGTCGGCACAGCAGACCGTCTACATCCACCCGCAGCAGGTCCAGCACGGCTACAACCCCAACCATATGGCCCACGTGCAGCAG GCGCACATGCAGTCAGGCATGGTGCCATCTCACCACGcgccacccacccaccctccAATGATGCTGATGGCCACGCAGGGCCCGCCGGGGGGCCCGCAGCCTCCCATGGCACAGACGGCCCTTAACCACATCCCCGTCTCTTCCACCACACCTTTCTCCTACCTGGCGCATCCGCAAG TGCAGGCTCATCACCAGCAGCAGCTGTAG